One stretch of Miscanthus floridulus cultivar M001 chromosome 18, ASM1932011v1, whole genome shotgun sequence DNA includes these proteins:
- the LOC136519631 gene encoding histone H3.2-like, with protein sequence MARTKQTARKSTGGKAPRKQLATKAARKSAPATGGVKKPHRFRPGTVALREIRKYQKSTELLIRKLPFQRLVREIAQDFKTDLRFQSSAVAALQEAAEAYLVGLFEDTNLCAIHGKRVTIMPKDIQLARRIRGERA encoded by the coding sequence atggcccgcacgaagcagacggcGCGCAAGTCCACCGGCGGCAAGGCGCCGAGGAAGCAGCTGGCGACGAAGGCGGCGCGGAAGTCGGCCCCGGCGACCGGCGGCGTGAAGAAGCCGCACCGCTTCCGCCCGGGCACCGTCGCGCTGCGCGAGATCCGCAAGTACCAGAAGAGCACGGAGCTGCTCATCCGCAAGCTGCCCTTCCAGCGCCTGGTCCGCGAGATCGCGCAGGACTTCAAGACGGACCTCCGCTTCCagtcctccgccgtcgccgcgctGCAGGAGGCCGCCGAGGCCTACCTCGTCGGGCTCTTCGAGGACACCAACCTCTGCGCCATCCACGGCAAGCGCGTCACCATCATGCCCAAGGACATCCAGCTCGCCCGCCGCATCCGCGGGGAGCGCGCTTAG